In a genomic window of Oncorhynchus keta strain PuntledgeMale-10-30-2019 chromosome 28, Oket_V2, whole genome shotgun sequence:
- the ppp1r17 gene encoding protein phosphatase 1, regulatory subunit 17-like, protein MSTGCGCVRSPPETAEHRLTGGQEHHYQMVEPVRTLLEEGAGMTRAVRGKHCPEAVHPEEQPDEQELKKPRRKDTPVLNTPPLIPGVRMVKGEKRMIHMEDEEKDGKN, encoded by the exons atgtcTACAGGCTGTGGCTGTGTGAGGTCGCCCCCGGAGACAGCGGAACACAGACTGACGGGTGGACAGGAGCACCACT ATCAGATGGTGGAGCCTGTGAGGACCCTGctagaggagggggcagggatgACCAGAGCTGTGCGGGGGAAACACTGTCCTGAGGCAGTGCACCCCGAGGAGCAGCCAGATGAGCAGGAACTGAAGAAACCACGCAGGAAAGACACGCCCGTCCTCAACACTCCTCCACTCATACCAG GTGTGAGGAtggtgaaaggagagaagagaatgatTCACATGGAGGATGAAGAGAAGGATGGAAAGAACTAG